A section of the Subtercola frigoramans genome encodes:
- the prpB gene encoding methylisocitrate lyase gives MLYSEKTPAQKRADFRAALASGTLQKMPGAFNPLSARLIQNKGFDGVYISGAVIAADLGLPDIGLTTLTEVALRARQISRMTDLPTLVDADTGFGEPMNVARTVQELEDAGVSGLHIEDQINPKRCGHLDGKAVVDTDTAIKRINAAVSARRDPNLLIMARTDIRAVEGLAVAIDRMKALVDAGADAIFPEAMADLGEFEAVRTAIDVPVLANMTEFGKSELFTTDQLAGVGINLVIYPVSLLRLAMGAAERGLETILAEGSLQPEVKNMQTRARLYELLDYSAYNTFDTSIFNFQVPQGKGAS, from the coding sequence ATGTTGTATTCCGAGAAGACTCCCGCCCAGAAGAGAGCCGACTTTCGCGCGGCGCTCGCCTCAGGCACGCTGCAGAAGATGCCCGGCGCCTTCAACCCGCTGAGCGCCAGGCTCATCCAAAACAAGGGCTTCGACGGCGTCTACATCTCCGGCGCCGTGATCGCTGCCGACCTGGGCCTGCCCGACATCGGCCTGACCACGCTCACCGAGGTCGCTCTGAGGGCCCGGCAGATCAGCCGCATGACCGACCTGCCGACGCTCGTCGACGCAGACACGGGATTCGGTGAACCGATGAACGTGGCCCGCACGGTGCAGGAGCTCGAAGATGCCGGCGTCTCGGGCCTGCACATCGAAGACCAGATCAACCCGAAACGCTGCGGCCACCTCGACGGCAAGGCGGTGGTCGACACCGACACTGCGATCAAACGGATCAACGCTGCCGTCAGTGCCCGCCGTGACCCGAACCTGCTGATCATGGCGCGCACCGACATCCGTGCCGTCGAAGGGCTCGCCGTCGCGATCGACCGCATGAAGGCGCTCGTCGACGCCGGAGCAGACGCGATCTTCCCCGAGGCGATGGCCGACCTCGGCGAGTTCGAGGCGGTTCGCACGGCGATCGACGTGCCTGTGCTTGCCAACATGACCGAGTTCGGCAAGAGTGAGCTCTTCACCACAGACCAGCTCGCGGGCGTGGGCATCAACCTCGTGATCTACCCGGTCAGCCTGCTGCGCCTCGCCATGGGGGCCGCCGAGAGAGGGCTCGAGACGATCCTCGCCGAGGGCTCGCTGCAGCCCGAGGTGAAGAACATGCAGACCCGCGCCCGCCTCTACGAACTGCTCGACTATTCGGCATACAACACCTTCGACACCAGCATCTTCAACTTCCAGGTACCACAAGGCAAGGGAGCCTCATGA
- a CDS encoding ATP-binding protein, whose product MVSYRIRDFHPDDVDGILHLWEELRASQVEPVYALSEVLASCQEDNAVVAVHDDVVIGAAVGRAAHAQGWIVFLSTTASWQGKGIGSALLAALEKQMTPRGLSKLSALLPDTAMRVDAFVDQGFEIQKNLRYFEREIPVQRKELGTLAELGGRILPRGLWDGIGGMQQEKELLERRLVMPLAKPELAEQFGVVPPRAVVLFGPPGTGKTTFARAIASRLEWSFVEVFPSRLASDPKGLAGALRETFLKIAELEHAVVFIDEVEEIAAQRGGEPPSALQGVTNELLKIIPAFRDQPDRLLVCATNFIRALDSAFLRHGRFDYVIPIGLPDSAARHSIWQRYIPAQASVDIAALVAETDGFSPADIEYSARKASQSALEKAIYEGGPNATATGPVTADYLEAIGATRATVSADVAADFLDDIETIARL is encoded by the coding sequence ATGGTCTCGTACCGAATTCGCGATTTTCACCCCGACGACGTCGACGGCATCCTCCACCTGTGGGAGGAGTTGCGGGCATCACAGGTCGAGCCCGTCTATGCGCTTTCCGAAGTGCTCGCCTCGTGCCAGGAGGACAACGCCGTCGTCGCGGTGCACGACGACGTGGTGATCGGCGCTGCCGTCGGACGCGCAGCCCACGCCCAGGGCTGGATCGTCTTTCTCTCGACCACCGCGAGCTGGCAGGGCAAGGGCATCGGCAGTGCGCTGCTCGCAGCGCTCGAGAAGCAGATGACGCCGAGAGGGCTTTCGAAGTTGTCTGCCCTCCTGCCCGACACCGCCATGAGGGTGGATGCCTTCGTCGACCAGGGTTTCGAGATCCAGAAGAACCTCCGCTACTTCGAGCGGGAGATTCCCGTGCAGCGCAAAGAGCTCGGCACTCTCGCCGAGCTCGGCGGCCGGATTCTGCCGCGCGGCCTCTGGGACGGCATCGGCGGCATGCAACAGGAGAAGGAACTGCTCGAGCGCAGACTGGTGATGCCGCTGGCCAAGCCCGAGCTCGCCGAACAGTTCGGGGTGGTGCCCCCGCGTGCGGTCGTTCTGTTCGGCCCTCCCGGCACCGGCAAGACCACTTTCGCGCGCGCGATCGCCTCGCGTCTGGAGTGGTCGTTCGTCGAAGTCTTTCCGTCGCGCCTCGCCTCCGACCCGAAGGGCCTGGCCGGCGCGCTCCGCGAGACCTTCCTCAAGATCGCCGAACTCGAACACGCGGTGGTCTTCATCGACGAGGTCGAGGAGATCGCCGCCCAGCGCGGCGGCGAACCCCCTTCGGCACTGCAGGGTGTGACGAACGAACTGCTGAAGATCATCCCCGCTTTCAGAGATCAGCCCGACCGACTGCTGGTGTGTGCGACAAACTTCATCAGGGCTCTCGACTCCGCCTTTCTGCGGCATGGCCGCTTCGACTACGTGATTCCGATCGGGCTGCCCGACAGCGCCGCCCGGCACTCGATCTGGCAGCGGTACATTCCTGCCCAGGCGAGCGTCGACATCGCAGCCCTCGTGGCAGAGACCGATGGCTTCTCACCCGCTGACATCGAGTACTCGGCGCGCAAGGCCTCCCAGAGCGCCCTCGAGAAGGCGATCTACGAGGGCGGCCCGAACGCCACCGCCACCGGCCCAGTCACCGCCGACTACCTCGAGGCAATCGGTGCCACGCGCGCCACCGTCTCGGCCGATGTCGCCGCGGACTTCCTCGACGACATCGAGACCATCGCCCGGCTCTGA
- a CDS encoding SDR family NAD(P)-dependent oxidoreductase yields the protein MQITDEVVVVSGGGSGIGLECAKQASRRGASVVLVDISLDAAKRGLGELVPGRHLALGADVTDRPAMNEVLDFAAAELGGLTSVIAAAGIVCRVPLAEVDPAEFANVFAVNVFGMQNTIAAAAPHLKKTGRPGAIVALGSVAANTGGGLMGSGVYAASKGAVVGLIRGYARELAPWGIRANVVAPAATETPMTLALSDDERSRIAGMSLIGRLCTPDEIASTVNFLLSEGSGAITGQVIQPNGGVYFN from the coding sequence GTGCAGATCACAGACGAAGTCGTCGTTGTCAGCGGAGGCGGCTCAGGCATCGGGCTCGAGTGTGCGAAGCAGGCCTCCCGTCGGGGAGCCTCTGTCGTTCTGGTCGACATCAGCCTGGATGCCGCCAAGCGCGGGCTGGGCGAACTCGTTCCAGGCCGTCATCTCGCTCTCGGTGCCGATGTGACCGATCGCCCCGCCATGAACGAAGTGCTGGACTTCGCAGCCGCCGAACTGGGCGGGCTCACATCGGTGATTGCGGCCGCCGGGATCGTCTGCCGGGTTCCGCTGGCAGAGGTCGATCCTGCGGAGTTCGCCAATGTCTTCGCCGTGAACGTGTTCGGAATGCAGAACACCATCGCCGCAGCGGCACCCCACCTCAAGAAGACGGGTCGACCCGGGGCGATCGTCGCGCTTGGCAGCGTCGCAGCGAACACCGGGGGCGGGCTCATGGGCAGCGGTGTGTACGCGGCATCGAAGGGCGCCGTGGTGGGCCTCATCCGCGGATACGCACGCGAACTGGCACCGTGGGGCATCCGCGCCAACGTCGTGGCGCCTGCCGCCACAGAGACTCCCATGACCCTTGCCCTCAGCGACGACGAGCGCAGTCGCATTGCCGGCATGTCCCTGATCGGCAGGCTCTGCACTCCCGACGAGATCGCCTCGACCGTGAACTTCCTTCTCTCTGAGGGTTCGGGTGCGATCACCGGCCAGGTCATCCAGCCCAACGGGGGCGTCTACTTCAACTGA
- a CDS encoding bifunctional 2-methylcitrate synthase/citrate synthase produces MTDSQIHKGLAGVVVDYTAVSKVNPETNSLLYRGYPVQELAAKCSFEEVAYLLWHGELPDSGQLSDFQAVERSYRTLDDNVKRVVDDLPLTAHPMDVLRTAVSVIGANDGQADVSTPEANLAKSIALLGKIPAIVAYDQRRRRRQPIVEPRDDLGYSANFLYMTFGEVPAQVVVDAFDVSMILYAEHSFNASTFTARVVTSTLSDLYSAVVAAIGALKGPLHGGANEAVMHVFDEIGEAAKAEEWLNTALAEKRKIMGFGHRVYKNGDSRVPTMKAALDTLVAEYEAQDLAELYDALESSMTSRKSILPNLDYPSGPAYHLMGFDTLTFTPLFVASRVTGWTAHIMEQLASNALIRPLSLYNGPEERHLP; encoded by the coding sequence ATGACCGACTCACAGATCCACAAGGGCCTCGCCGGCGTCGTCGTCGACTACACCGCCGTCTCGAAGGTCAACCCCGAGACCAATTCGCTGCTCTACCGGGGGTACCCCGTTCAGGAGCTGGCAGCGAAGTGCTCCTTCGAGGAGGTCGCCTACTTGCTCTGGCACGGCGAGCTCCCCGATTCGGGGCAGCTCTCCGATTTCCAGGCCGTAGAACGCTCGTACCGCACGCTCGATGACAACGTCAAACGAGTCGTCGATGATCTGCCGCTCACCGCTCACCCGATGGATGTGCTTCGCACCGCTGTCTCCGTCATCGGCGCGAATGACGGGCAGGCAGACGTGTCGACCCCCGAGGCCAACCTCGCCAAGTCGATCGCTCTGCTCGGCAAGATCCCGGCCATCGTCGCCTACGACCAGCGCCGGCGTCGCCGGCAGCCGATCGTCGAGCCGAGGGACGACCTCGGGTACAGCGCGAACTTCCTCTACATGACGTTCGGCGAGGTGCCCGCGCAGGTCGTCGTCGATGCCTTCGACGTCTCGATGATCCTGTACGCCGAGCACTCGTTCAACGCGTCGACCTTCACGGCTCGTGTCGTGACGAGCACGCTCTCCGATCTGTACTCCGCCGTCGTCGCTGCGATCGGCGCTCTCAAGGGCCCGCTGCACGGCGGGGCGAACGAGGCCGTCATGCACGTCTTCGACGAGATCGGAGAGGCGGCGAAAGCCGAGGAGTGGCTGAACACCGCGCTCGCCGAGAAGCGCAAGATCATGGGCTTCGGCCACCGCGTCTACAAGAACGGCGACTCGCGGGTGCCCACGATGAAGGCCGCCCTCGATACGCTCGTCGCGGAATACGAGGCACAGGATCTCGCCGAGTTGTACGACGCACTCGAGTCCTCGATGACCTCGAGGAAGAGCATCCTGCCGAACCTCGACTACCCGTCTGGCCCGGCGTATCACCTGATGGGCTTCGACACCCTCACCTTCACGCCGCTCTTCGTGGCGAGTCGGGTGACCGGCTGGACGGCCCACATCATGGAACAGCTCGCCTCCAACGCGCTGATCCGCCCACTGAGCCTGTACAACGGGCCAGAGGAGCGCCACCTGCCCTGA
- a CDS encoding VOC family protein — protein MAYLRLHHVNVTSDDMSILTEFYGNALGLPLLPSPPMIATSASETTDGDAAWDNSAKFYEAGDPTELQIHATQRQPYLAAQEGHSVNPLIQGHFAFRTDDIEAIKARLTEHGVPFDDWGIWSVKGWHQIFFTDPAGNMIEIHQVVSDSAAPAESAE, from the coding sequence ATGGCCTATCTCCGACTCCACCACGTCAACGTCACTTCTGACGACATGAGCATCCTCACGGAGTTCTACGGCAACGCGCTCGGCTTGCCGCTGCTTCCGTCGCCGCCCATGATCGCGACCTCGGCCAGCGAGACGACCGACGGCGATGCCGCCTGGGACAACAGCGCCAAGTTCTACGAAGCCGGCGACCCCACCGAGCTCCAGATCCACGCCACGCAGCGCCAGCCCTACCTGGCAGCCCAGGAGGGCCACTCGGTCAACCCGCTCATCCAGGGGCACTTCGCCTTCCGTACCGATGACATCGAGGCCATCAAGGCCCGTCTCACCGAGCACGGCGTTCCGTTCGACGACTGGGGAATCTGGTCGGTCAAGGGCTGGCACCAGATCTTCTTCACCGACCCGGCGGGCAACATGATCGAGATCCACCAGGTCGTCTCCGACTCCGCCGCCCCGGCCGAATCGGCCGAGTAG
- a CDS encoding S1C family serine protease produces MTISEPAAPTEPPAPDVEAGARAGAKWWQSRRVWVTVAGGAVIALVAGLAGGFIATNARSASVCDARAVANDVLPSIVTISIQGASGGGVGTGEILTSDGYIVTNNHVISDAAQGGTITVLYNSGEADTAALVGRDPVSDLAVLKVTRDQKLPTISIGDSSSVAVGQPVVALGAPLGLSSTVTAGIVSALGRNVTVPSDGDTTTTLAGAIQTDAAINPGNSGGALVSCDGSLVGINTAIASVPNAVGQAGGGSVGIGFAVPVNLANGIVKQLIATGTAVYPWFGVEVSLIPPAVAQRFGVESGLFVESVVRGGPVATAGLQVGDIITRIDGQPAINSDVITRVTLAKQIGDVVDVTYVRDGTEAQTQVTLGAPPTAG; encoded by the coding sequence ATGACGATCTCCGAGCCCGCCGCCCCCACTGAGCCGCCTGCGCCTGACGTCGAAGCCGGGGCTCGTGCCGGCGCGAAGTGGTGGCAGAGCCGCCGGGTCTGGGTCACGGTGGCCGGCGGTGCGGTGATCGCCCTCGTGGCAGGGCTCGCCGGGGGGTTCATCGCCACGAATGCGCGGAGTGCCTCGGTCTGCGATGCCAGGGCGGTCGCGAACGATGTTCTTCCGAGCATCGTCACCATCAGCATCCAGGGCGCCAGCGGGGGAGGGGTCGGCACGGGCGAGATCCTCACCAGCGACGGCTACATCGTCACCAACAATCACGTCATCTCTGACGCGGCGCAGGGCGGAACCATTACCGTCCTGTACAACAGTGGCGAGGCAGACACCGCGGCGCTCGTCGGGCGCGACCCGGTCTCAGACCTGGCTGTTCTGAAGGTCACGCGCGACCAGAAGCTGCCGACGATCTCAATCGGAGATTCGTCGTCCGTGGCCGTCGGTCAGCCCGTCGTGGCACTCGGTGCGCCCCTTGGCCTGTCGAGCACGGTGACAGCGGGAATCGTGAGTGCCCTCGGGCGCAACGTCACCGTGCCGAGCGATGGCGACACCACCACGACGCTTGCCGGGGCGATCCAGACCGACGCGGCGATCAACCCGGGCAACTCGGGCGGCGCGCTTGTGAGCTGCGACGGTTCACTCGTGGGCATCAACACCGCGATCGCCTCCGTGCCGAATGCTGTCGGCCAGGCAGGAGGCGGCAGCGTCGGCATCGGGTTCGCCGTGCCGGTGAACCTCGCGAATGGCATCGTCAAACAGCTCATCGCGACTGGAACCGCGGTGTACCCGTGGTTCGGGGTCGAGGTCTCGCTCATCCCGCCGGCCGTCGCGCAGCGGTTCGGAGTCGAGTCGGGCCTCTTTGTCGAATCCGTGGTGCGAGGCGGCCCGGTTGCGACCGCGGGGCTCCAGGTCGGTGACATCATCACGCGTATCGACGGGCAGCCGGCGATCAACAGCGACGTGATCACGCGGGTCACCCTGGCCAAGCAGATCGGCGACGTCGTCGACGTCACGTACGTTCGAGACGGCACTGAGGCGCAGACCCAGGTGACGCTTGGCGCGCCCCCAACCGCCGGTTGA
- a CDS encoding helix-turn-helix domain-containing protein, with the protein MADLDVLDCDVGLTGLTGVQRAQAVFGISSVRLDIITALLSGCELSDAALMERFSLTRNGIRRHLKVLESEGIIVGRHTTHPRGAGPITYWRADPDELLMLVDELRSAILNS; encoded by the coding sequence GTGGCTGACCTCGACGTGCTCGACTGTGACGTGGGCCTCACCGGCCTGACGGGCGTGCAGCGCGCCCAGGCCGTCTTCGGAATCAGCTCGGTGCGCCTCGACATCATCACCGCCCTGCTCTCGGGGTGTGAGCTGAGCGACGCGGCACTGATGGAACGCTTCAGCCTCACTCGCAACGGCATCCGCCGTCACTTGAAGGTGCTCGAGTCAGAGGGAATCATCGTCGGCCGGCACACCACCCACCCGCGGGGTGCCGGACCGATCACCTACTGGCGGGCCGACCCCGACGAACTGCTGATGCTGGTCGATGAGCTGCGGAGCGCCATTCTGAACAGCTGA
- a CDS encoding mandelate racemase/muconate lactonizing enzyme family protein, with amino-acid sequence MSITSPSFADEALDPSAHRPASVESKIVAVRAIPYAIPYSKPLHFASGSIDVADNVLVEVETEDGIVGFAEAPPRPYTYGETQESIVAAIDRLFAPAVVGLALSDREKVRVRLERTVGNPTAKSAIDMAMWDAIGKTFNTPVHKLLGGHADGLRVSHMLGFDPPASVAEQALVLRDELGVTSFKIKVGRRPIRLDVAVCQAVRDALGPEAEIYIDGNRGWSAAESAEALRMLADVGLSRVEELCPADDILSRRWLVAQCTVPFVADESVATPANVTREILSGAATAISIKTARTGFSDSLRVSHLAEGLGVEVVIGNQIDGHIGTICSLAFGASQASTSRHAAELSNYLDMADHLLTEPLRIADGEMRVLPGAGLGIEIDPEKLARYRTDN; translated from the coding sequence ATGTCGATCACTTCCCCGTCGTTCGCCGACGAGGCCCTCGACCCCTCGGCGCACCGACCTGCGTCGGTGGAATCGAAGATCGTGGCCGTCCGCGCGATTCCCTACGCGATTCCGTACAGCAAGCCGCTGCACTTCGCCAGCGGGTCGATCGACGTGGCCGACAATGTGCTCGTGGAGGTCGAGACCGAGGACGGCATCGTCGGCTTCGCAGAGGCCCCGCCCCGCCCCTATACCTATGGTGAGACCCAGGAGTCGATCGTCGCGGCGATCGATCGCCTGTTCGCTCCTGCAGTCGTCGGGTTGGCGCTGTCTGACCGTGAGAAGGTTCGGGTGCGCCTGGAGCGAACGGTGGGCAACCCCACGGCGAAGTCGGCGATCGACATGGCGATGTGGGATGCGATCGGGAAGACGTTCAACACGCCCGTCCACAAGCTCCTCGGCGGACATGCCGACGGTCTGCGCGTCAGTCACATGTTGGGCTTCGACCCGCCGGCATCGGTAGCGGAACAGGCCCTGGTGCTTCGCGACGAACTCGGTGTGACCAGCTTCAAGATCAAGGTCGGTCGTCGACCGATCCGTCTCGACGTGGCCGTGTGCCAGGCCGTGAGGGATGCCCTCGGCCCTGAGGCTGAGATCTACATCGACGGCAACCGTGGCTGGTCGGCAGCAGAATCGGCGGAGGCACTCCGAATGCTCGCCGATGTCGGGCTGTCGCGTGTCGAAGAGCTCTGCCCCGCTGACGACATCCTGTCGCGCCGCTGGCTGGTCGCCCAGTGCACCGTGCCCTTCGTGGCCGACGAGAGTGTCGCGACACCGGCGAACGTCACCCGCGAGATACTGTCGGGTGCGGCCACAGCGATCAGTATCAAGACGGCGCGCACCGGATTCTCCGACTCCCTGCGCGTCTCGCATCTCGCAGAAGGGCTGGGGGTCGAGGTCGTGATCGGCAACCAGATCGACGGCCACATCGGCACCATCTGCTCGCTGGCCTTCGGCGCATCACAGGCGTCGACCTCACGCCACGCGGCCGAGCTGTCGAACTACCTGGACATGGCTGATCACCTGCTCACTGAGCCCTTGCGTATCGCAGACGGTGAAATGCGTGTCCTGCCGGGCGCCGGCCTCGGAATCGAGATCGACCCCGAGAAGCTCGCCCGCTACCGAACCGACAACTGA
- a CDS encoding GntR family transcriptional regulator, with protein sequence MRASDRAYAVLRGEIVDWRLAPGTVLAEVEQSTRIGVSRTPLRHALSRLVADGLVEPQGARGLVVAGVSAENVVSLFELRQALEQQSAALAARRRSVEPFAVLQSALRTAPVILGDPSADRQEYYDIVSRFDHEIDVAIDSPYLVAALDGVRTHLARIRRLSSDNPARLLEAAKEHLAIVDAIIDGDAQLAAHATHVHLHRSQQVILASLADAVGGRSHATRPDARAASSLQPTSNAQPTFNAQAAFDHQPEGTPSL encoded by the coding sequence ATGCGAGCGAGTGATCGAGCCTATGCCGTTCTTCGCGGCGAGATCGTCGACTGGCGCCTCGCCCCCGGTACCGTGCTGGCTGAAGTCGAGCAGTCGACGCGCATCGGCGTCTCACGTACCCCGTTGAGGCATGCCCTCAGCCGCCTGGTCGCCGATGGGCTTGTCGAGCCGCAGGGGGCTCGAGGGCTCGTGGTCGCCGGCGTCTCTGCTGAGAACGTCGTCTCGCTCTTCGAGCTGCGCCAGGCCCTCGAGCAGCAATCGGCGGCCCTTGCGGCGCGCAGGCGCTCGGTCGAACCCTTCGCAGTTCTACAGTCTGCACTGCGAACAGCACCTGTCATCCTCGGTGACCCGAGCGCTGACCGCCAGGAGTACTACGACATCGTCTCCCGTTTCGACCACGAGATCGACGTCGCCATCGACAGCCCGTACCTGGTCGCCGCGCTCGATGGCGTGCGCACCCATCTGGCGCGCATCCGCCGCCTGTCGAGCGACAACCCGGCCAGGCTGCTTGAAGCGGCAAAGGAACACCTCGCGATCGTCGACGCGATCATCGACGGCGACGCGCAACTGGCAGCGCACGCCACCCATGTTCACCTGCACCGCAGCCAGCAGGTCATTCTCGCCTCGCTCGCCGATGCTGTCGGCGGCCGTTCTCACGCGACGCGGCCCGACGCCCGGGCGGCATCGAGCCTCCAGCCGACTTCCAACGCCCAGCCGACTTTCAACGCCCAAGCAGCTTTCGACCACCAACCAGAAGGAACACCCTCCCTATGA
- a CDS encoding MmgE/PrpD family protein — protein sequence MKTLDVRVHPSSENLPASEQLAYTIAQVAADPVAVTDEVVEMVINRVIDNASVATASLARGPIIAARAQAQAHPYAPGSTVFGVDGRYSPEWAAWANGVAVRELDYHDTFLAAEYSHPGDNIPPILAVAQHTQKSGHDLVRGIATGYEIQIDLVKAISLHAHKIDHVAHLGPSAAAGIGTLLGLDVETIFQSIGQALHTTTATRQSRKGEISTWKAYAPAFAGKMAVEAVDRAMRGQTSPTPIYEGEDGVIAWMLDGPTAQYDVTLPAPGEAKRAILDSYTKEHSAEYQAQAWIDLARKLHNQHAVANDDDIVSIVIHTSHHTHYVIGSGANDPQKYDPLASRETLDHSVPFIFAVAYQDGEWNHERSYSRERATRPDTVALWNKITTQEDAEWTRRYHSNDPAEKAFGGRVEITLKDGTRIVDEIAVADAHPLGARPFERADYIKKFRTLAAHALDEAEIERFLDVAQRLPSLSAAELGGLTVTARPGFFDGITAPKGLF from the coding sequence ATGAAGACTCTTGACGTTCGGGTGCACCCGAGCTCCGAAAACCTCCCGGCAAGCGAGCAGCTCGCCTATACGATCGCCCAGGTCGCCGCTGACCCGGTGGCCGTGACCGACGAGGTCGTCGAAATGGTGATCAACCGGGTGATCGACAATGCCTCAGTCGCCACGGCCTCCCTCGCCCGCGGCCCCATCATCGCGGCCCGCGCCCAGGCCCAGGCACACCCCTACGCTCCGGGCTCCACGGTCTTCGGCGTCGACGGCCGCTACAGCCCCGAGTGGGCGGCATGGGCGAACGGCGTCGCCGTGCGGGAGCTCGACTACCACGACACCTTCCTGGCGGCAGAGTACTCCCACCCCGGCGACAACATCCCGCCCATCCTCGCCGTCGCCCAGCACACCCAGAAGAGCGGTCACGACCTCGTGCGCGGCATCGCCACCGGCTACGAGATCCAGATCGACCTCGTGAAGGCGATCAGCCTGCACGCGCACAAGATCGACCACGTGGCGCACCTCGGCCCGAGCGCCGCCGCCGGCATCGGCACCCTGCTCGGCCTCGACGTCGAAACGATCTTCCAGTCCATCGGCCAGGCGCTGCACACCACCACGGCCACCCGGCAGTCCCGCAAGGGCGAGATCTCCACCTGGAAGGCCTACGCCCCGGCCTTCGCCGGCAAGATGGCGGTCGAGGCCGTCGACCGTGCCATGCGCGGCCAGACCAGCCCGACTCCGATCTACGAAGGCGAAGACGGCGTGATCGCATGGATGCTCGACGGCCCCACTGCGCAGTACGACGTCACCCTGCCCGCCCCCGGCGAGGCGAAGCGGGCCATTCTCGACAGCTACACCAAAGAGCATTCCGCTGAGTACCAGGCCCAGGCGTGGATCGACCTCGCACGCAAGCTCCACAATCAACACGCGGTAGCGAACGATGATGACATCGTCAGCATCGTCATCCACACCTCGCACCACACGCACTACGTGATCGGTTCTGGGGCGAACGACCCGCAGAAGTACGACCCGCTGGCGAGCCGTGAGACGCTCGACCATTCGGTGCCGTTCATCTTCGCCGTCGCCTACCAGGACGGCGAGTGGAACCACGAACGTTCCTACTCGCGGGAGCGCGCGACCAGGCCTGACACGGTCGCCCTCTGGAACAAGATCACCACGCAGGAAGACGCCGAGTGGACGCGCCGCTACCACTCGAACGACCCCGCAGAGAAGGCCTTCGGGGGCCGTGTCGAGATCACTTTGAAAGACGGAACGCGCATCGTCGACGAGATCGCGGTCGCCGACGCGCACCCGCTCGGTGCCCGTCCGTTCGAACGTGCCGACTACATCAAGAAATTCCGCACGCTGGCGGCCCACGCCCTCGATGAAGCAGAGATCGAGCGCTTTCTCGACGTGGCCCAGCGACTGCCCTCGCTCAGTGCGGCAGAGCTCGGCGGTCTCACCGTCACCGCCCGCCCCGGGTTCTTCGACGGCATCACTGCACCGAAGGGACTCTTCTGA
- a CDS encoding cyclase family protein, with protein sequence MMNAPFPSYAELQQRSGVCRGTAWGVFGDDDQLGTLNHLTPERVKRSIASVREGLRFTLNLRLDAFEPPLIAHRGSPEHHVFGLNEFHRDDRIDNLFTQASTQIDGLRHFAHPDHGFYNGFDATTIVKGTPELGIQNVAEQGIVGRGIVVDVGRYRDFLGMPIDQSSNEQITVSTLDEALEWQGTSLESGDILLLRFGWLDHMKRLGSARPALLQSPGLAQLDETAAWLWDKQLAMVAADNIALEAWPATGSPLTTTAEQTGLLPESSHTGMLHRILIPLLGLTIGELWDLDRLAEACAQRNRYDVLLFAEPLTIFGGVGSPANAIAVI encoded by the coding sequence ATGATGAACGCCCCCTTTCCGAGCTACGCCGAACTCCAGCAGCGCTCCGGCGTCTGCCGGGGTACGGCGTGGGGGGTGTTCGGTGATGACGATCAACTCGGCACCCTGAATCACCTGACCCCCGAGCGCGTGAAGCGGTCGATTGCCTCAGTGCGGGAGGGCCTGCGATTCACCCTGAATCTCAGGCTTGATGCCTTCGAGCCACCGCTCATCGCCCACCGCGGTTCGCCAGAACACCATGTGTTCGGGCTCAACGAGTTCCACCGGGATGATCGGATCGACAATCTCTTCACCCAGGCGTCGACCCAGATCGACGGCCTGCGGCACTTCGCTCACCCCGACCACGGCTTCTACAACGGCTTCGACGCAACAACGATTGTGAAGGGCACACCCGAGCTGGGCATCCAGAATGTCGCCGAGCAGGGGATCGTCGGGCGGGGCATCGTGGTTGACGTCGGTCGCTATCGTGACTTCCTGGGCATGCCGATCGACCAGTCGTCAAACGAGCAGATCACCGTGTCGACCCTCGACGAGGCTCTCGAATGGCAGGGCACCTCTCTCGAATCGGGCGACATCCTGTTGCTGCGGTTCGGCTGGCTCGACCACATGAAACGACTGGGCTCCGCACGGCCGGCGCTGCTCCAGAGCCCGGGCCTCGCCCAGCTCGACGAGACGGCGGCCTGGCTCTGGGACAAGCAGCTCGCCATGGTGGCGGCCGACAACATCGCGCTCGAAGCGTGGCCTGCCACCGGCTCGCCGCTCACGACGACGGCGGAGCAGACCGGGTTGTTGCCCGAATCGAGCCACACCGGCATGCTGCACCGCATCCTGATTCCCCTGCTCGGCCTGACGATCGGGGAACTCTGGGATCTCGATCGCCTTGCCGAGGCCTGCGCTCAACGAAACCGGTACGACGTGCTCCTCTTCGCCGAACCCCTCACCATCTTCGGCGGGGTGGGAAGTCCTGCCAACGCCATTGCCGTCATCTGA